The Pyrus communis chromosome 9, drPyrComm1.1, whole genome shotgun sequence genome has a segment encoding these proteins:
- the LOC137746163 gene encoding uncharacterized protein → MSIRELRRSMVSVNLFTFCVFLGCFPGLILSAIVTLDSIVIYNTHELIKAVKPRVYFECRGENKTEFPDVKEKNVTYKFNGEESWQPLTEFSGKKCKRCGLYEADTFKPDDKFDEWELCPSDFNASDGKYVRFNNKEFNVTFWCPKCVPGSPASNSPTAPHKEEKEKGMHIVLVLLIVVAVLALCIVVGFVAYKYWQKKKREHDQARFLKLFEDGDDIEDEMGLDHII, encoded by the exons ATGTCGATTCGGGAGCTGAGGAGGTCTATGGTTTCGGTCAATTTGTTCACCTTCTGTGTTTTCCTCGGCTGCTTTCCAG GGCTTATATTATCGGCGATCGTGACGCTGGATTCGATCGTGATATACAACACGCACGAATTGATAAAGGCCGTGAAACCGAGGGTGTATTTCGAATGCAGAGGGGAGAACAAGACGGAGTTTCCAGACGTGAAGGAGAAGAACGTCACGTATAAATTCAACGGCGAAgagtcttggcag CCACTGACAGAGTTTTCGGGTAAGAAGTGCAAGCGATGTGGACTGTACGAGGCGGATACCTTTAAACCAGATGACAAATTTGATGAGTGGGAGTTGTGTCCTTCTGACTTCAATGCTTCTGATGGAAAATACGTCCGGTTCAATAACAAGGAATTCAACGTTACCTTTTGGTGCCCAAAATGTGTACCTGGTTCACCTG CTTCCAATTCCCCTACTGCGCCGcataaagaagaaaaggagaagggAATGCATATTGTTCTAGTACTTTTAATCGTTGTAGCCGTTTTGGCATTGTGTATTGTCGTTGGCTTTGTTGCATACAAGTACTggcaaaagaagaagagagagcaCGATCAGGCTCGGTTCCTAAAACTGTTTGAAGACGGGGATGatattgaagatgaaatggGGCTTGACCATATAATCTGA
- the LOC137744343 gene encoding uncharacterized protein gives MSILLLLAFLVAITPAIEAVCSDAMLTSLSSSGFTIFAHALHSQNITATATTAARVTCFVPPDDSLLGKVLGPTTLRAHVYTSGALPYQALLKLPLNTTLPAHNTRLVFGTDGRRVSFNDVLVTAPNLHVDDSCVVHGVEGPLVPMPPLTDDAARPRTKNVASPALTNHRRRRFAEIVRFIRRAHRLIFVDGDQDTTSLP, from the coding sequence ATGTCGATTCTACTCCTCCTAGCCTTCTTGGTAGCAATCACTCCCGCCATCGAAGCCGTCTGCTCTGACGCCATGCTCACTTCCCTCTCGTCTTCCGGCTTCACAATCTTCGCCCACGCTCTACATTCCCAAAACatcaccgccaccgccaccaccgccGCCAGAGTCACTTGCTTCGTGCCACCGGACGACTCCCTCTTAGGCAAGGTGCTCGGCCCCACCACCCTCCGCGCTCACGTCTACACCTCCGGCGCCCTGCCTTACCAAGCCCTCCTCAAGCTCCCGCTCAACACCACCCTCCCTGCTCACAACACACGGCTTGTTTTCGGCACCGACGGCAGAAGAGTCTCGTTCAATGACGTTCTTGTCACCGCCCCGAATCTCCATGTCGACGATTCTTGCGTTGTTCACGGCGTTGAAGGGCCGCTGGTGCCAATGCCTCCATTGACAGATGATGCTGCGAGGCCAAGAACCAAGAATGTGGCGTCTCCGGCATTGACAAACCACCGTCGCCGGCGGTTTGCTGAGATTGTTAGGTTTATCCGTCGTGCGCACCGCCTGATTTTCGTTGACGGGGATCAAGACACAACCAGCCTCCCTTGA